A part of Thermotoga petrophila RKU-1 genomic DNA contains:
- the hfq gene encoding RNA chaperone Hfq — protein MAEKFNLQDRFLNHLRVNKIEVKVYLVNGFQTKGFIRSFDSYTVLLESGNQQSLIYKHAISTIIPSSYVMLMPRKQETAQEAETSENEGS, from the coding sequence TTGGCGGAGAAGTTTAACCTTCAGGACAGGTTTCTGAATCATCTCAGGGTTAACAAGATCGAAGTGAAGGTGTATCTGGTGAACGGTTTTCAGACAAAGGGATTCATCAGATCTTTTGACAGCTACACGGTCTTGCTGGAGAGCGGAAACCAACAGAGTCTCATCTACAAACACGCGATCAGCACGATCATTCCTTCTTCTTATGTGATGCTGATGCCGAGAAAACAGGAAACAGCACAGGAGGCTGAGACCTCTGAAAACGAGGGATCTTGA
- the miaA gene encoding tRNA (adenosine(37)-N6)-dimethylallyltransferase MiaA, with protein sequence MKIAIVGGPTAVGKTDIMIEVCEEIGAEIISMDSRQIYRYMDIGTAKPTSEQRRRVPHHMIDIIDPDEYYNAFMYRKDSLRAMEDVLRRGKIPVYVGGTGLYADALVRGIFEGVPADENIRKELRELERREPGILRKMLEEFDPEAATRIHPNDLKRTIRALEVYMKTGRRISELQKEAKGDDRFFIIVLTRERYELYERINKRVDKMIEMGLVDEVKRLLGMGYSKDLNSMKTIGYREVIDYLEGKYDFDKMVHLIKRNTRHFARRQIIWFKRYKEAVWYNLTFEDVGEVKEKLKKLIVENFSV encoded by the coding sequence ATGAAGATAGCCATAGTCGGTGGGCCCACTGCTGTTGGAAAGACAGATATCATGATCGAAGTCTGTGAAGAGATAGGTGCGGAGATCATCTCGATGGACTCGAGGCAGATCTATCGCTATATGGACATAGGAACAGCCAAGCCAACATCGGAGCAGAGAAGAAGGGTTCCTCATCACATGATAGATATCATCGATCCCGATGAATATTACAACGCTTTCATGTACAGGAAGGATTCTCTGAGAGCAATGGAAGACGTTCTCAGACGTGGGAAGATTCCTGTTTACGTTGGAGGAACGGGGCTGTACGCGGATGCGCTGGTTCGGGGTATATTCGAAGGAGTGCCTGCCGATGAAAACATAAGAAAAGAACTCAGAGAACTAGAGAGAAGAGAACCCGGGATTTTGAGAAAAATGCTCGAAGAGTTCGATCCTGAAGCGGCGACGCGCATTCATCCAAACGATCTCAAGAGGACGATCAGAGCCCTTGAAGTTTACATGAAAACGGGAAGAAGGATCTCGGAACTTCAAAAAGAAGCAAAGGGTGACGACAGGTTTTTCATAATTGTTTTGACTCGGGAAAGGTACGAACTTTACGAGAGAATAAACAAAAGAGTTGATAAGATGATAGAGATGGGCCTAGTAGATGAGGTGAAGAGACTCTTGGGGATGGGATATTCGAAAGATCTCAATTCGATGAAAACGATAGGATACAGAGAAGTCATTGACTATCTGGAAGGGAAGTACGATTTTGACAAGATGGTTCATCTCATAAAACGAAACACCAGACACTTTGCCAGAAGACAAATCATATGGTTCAAAAGATACAAAGAAGCTGTGTGGTACAATTTAACGTTCGAAGATGTAGGAGAAGTAAAGGAGAAACTCAAGAAGCTGATAGTTGAAAATTTTTCAGTATAA
- a CDS encoding class I SAM-dependent methyltransferase, which produces MKNFVVTTSHKPDREQVMKAKELAEKLGTIYVSRRRLKEFKVDFYYVVEKNRISIKWPGGEFFFHPSSAILRMRNIRSGQKDYLIESLQPEGNEIVLDTTFGLGSEAILMAAFLPEGKVIGLEGSIHIYTIVKYGMENFETDIQWLKDALKRIELYHANFKEYIRSQPDNSFDVVYCDPMFENPVYESSAMNPLRPFAVYDTVNEEDIEEMLRIAKKKVILKSHVKDSLFKRIRVDELKGSRKSGVLYGVIYKR; this is translated from the coding sequence ATGAAAAACTTCGTGGTCACAACCTCACACAAACCGGACAGGGAGCAGGTAATGAAAGCGAAGGAGCTCGCTGAAAAGCTCGGCACCATCTACGTTTCAAGAAGGAGATTGAAAGAGTTCAAAGTGGACTTTTACTACGTGGTGGAGAAGAACAGAATCTCAATAAAATGGCCCGGAGGAGAGTTCTTTTTTCATCCTTCTTCGGCTATCCTCCGGATGAGGAACATAAGAAGCGGTCAGAAGGACTACCTGATAGAATCCCTTCAACCGGAGGGAAACGAAATCGTGCTGGATACGACCTTTGGTCTTGGAAGCGAAGCCATCCTCATGGCCGCTTTTCTTCCTGAGGGTAAGGTAATCGGTCTTGAAGGATCCATTCACATATACACCATCGTGAAATACGGAATGGAAAATTTTGAGACTGACATTCAGTGGTTGAAAGACGCTTTAAAAAGAATAGAGCTTTATCACGCGAATTTCAAAGAATACATCAGAAGTCAGCCCGACAATTCTTTCGATGTGGTCTACTGTGATCCCATGTTTGAGAATCCCGTGTACGAGTCCTCTGCCATGAATCCTCTGAGGCCCTTCGCTGTGTACGACACGGTGAACGAAGAAGACATTGAGGAAATGCTGAGAATCGCGAAGAAGAAGGTGATCCTCAAAAGCCACGTGAAGGATTCTCTCTTCAAAAGAATCAGGGTTGACGAACTGAAAGGTTCCAGAAAGAGCGGTGTTCTCTACGGGGTGATATACAAGCGATGA
- a CDS encoding heat-shock protein Hsp70, which produces MNLGLLTLLFFMIFVFLVSYHNYQVALEKHNRLMSKYQELKTKIEEQKALNEKLLEVIENEKLRGHNLTQTGQGAGNESEGAR; this is translated from the coding sequence GTGAATCTGGGACTTCTGACGCTTCTTTTCTTTATGATCTTTGTTTTTCTCGTGAGCTATCACAACTATCAGGTGGCACTGGAGAAGCACAATCGGTTGATGTCGAAGTATCAGGAATTGAAGACAAAGATAGAGGAACAGAAAGCGCTGAACGAGAAGCTCTTAGAGGTGATAGAGAATGAAAAACTTCGTGGTCACAACCTCACACAAACCGGACAGGGAGCAGGTAATGAAAGCGAAGGAGCTCGCTGA
- the hslU gene encoding ATP-dependent protease ATPase subunit HslU: MKSFDEMTPKEIVQELDKYIVGQYEAKKAVAIAVRNRIRRQKLPEEWRKEVLPKNILMIGPTGVGKTEIARRLAQLSGSPFLKVEATRFTEVGYVGKNVDSMIRDLVEISVNMVKQEKIKEVERQAEELVEERILDALVPESKAVPVVTNPFINLITGGQQQQYTPEDRRRFRAKREEMREKLRKGELENEEIEIELEETVSPFMGIFGPGMEDLGIEITNMFSGMLPKQKKKRKMKVSEARKVLLPLEAEKLIDMDKVVQEALDRAQNRGIIFIDEIDKIAGKESAVGPDVSRQGVQRDLLPIVEGTTIMTKYGPVRTDYILFIAAGAFHVSRPSDLIPELQGRFPIRVELSPLTEEDFVRILKEPENAIIKQYQALLSTEGVELVFTEDGIREMARIAYQLNQRLENIGARRLYTVAEKVLEEISFEAPDIPEKRVVVDAEYVRRRLEKIVQDEDLSAYIL, encoded by the coding sequence ATGAAGAGTTTCGATGAAATGACTCCGAAGGAAATCGTTCAAGAACTCGATAAATACATAGTTGGTCAGTACGAAGCGAAAAAGGCCGTGGCGATAGCAGTTCGAAACAGAATCAGAAGACAGAAGCTTCCAGAAGAATGGAGAAAAGAAGTGCTTCCCAAGAACATCCTGATGATCGGACCCACGGGTGTGGGAAAGACAGAGATCGCCCGGAGACTGGCTCAGCTTTCCGGATCCCCGTTCTTGAAAGTCGAAGCGACGAGGTTTACGGAAGTGGGATACGTGGGAAAGAACGTGGACTCGATGATAAGGGATCTGGTTGAAATCAGTGTCAACATGGTGAAGCAGGAAAAGATAAAAGAAGTGGAAAGACAGGCAGAAGAACTGGTTGAAGAGCGAATTCTCGATGCTCTCGTGCCCGAATCGAAAGCCGTGCCGGTTGTCACGAATCCCTTCATAAACCTCATAACCGGTGGACAGCAACAGCAGTACACGCCGGAAGACAGGAGAAGGTTCAGAGCGAAAAGGGAAGAAATGAGGGAGAAACTGAGAAAGGGAGAGCTGGAAAACGAAGAGATCGAAATAGAACTCGAAGAAACGGTTTCTCCGTTCATGGGAATCTTTGGACCGGGTATGGAAGACCTCGGGATAGAGATCACGAATATGTTCAGTGGGATGCTTCCAAAGCAGAAGAAAAAGAGAAAGATGAAAGTCTCTGAAGCGAGGAAGGTTCTGCTGCCTTTGGAAGCGGAAAAACTCATAGACATGGACAAGGTGGTTCAGGAAGCACTCGACAGAGCTCAGAACAGGGGAATCATCTTCATAGATGAAATAGACAAGATCGCCGGGAAAGAGAGTGCGGTGGGACCAGATGTCTCCAGACAAGGTGTCCAGAGAGACCTTCTCCCCATCGTCGAAGGTACCACGATCATGACCAAGTACGGACCGGTGAGAACGGATTACATTCTCTTCATAGCGGCTGGAGCATTTCACGTTTCGCGACCATCGGATCTCATCCCGGAGCTTCAGGGACGTTTCCCGATACGTGTGGAACTGTCACCTCTCACCGAGGAGGATTTCGTGAGGATACTGAAAGAACCAGAGAACGCCATCATAAAACAGTACCAGGCACTTCTTTCAACGGAAGGCGTGGAACTCGTCTTCACCGAGGATGGAATCAGAGAAATGGCTCGAATAGCGTATCAGCTGAATCAAAGACTCGAAAACATCGGAGCCAGAAGGCTATACACGGTCGCTGAAAAGGTCCTTGAGGAGATCTCTTTCGAAGCACCGGATATTCCGGAAAAGAGGGTCGTTGTGGATGCCGAATACGTGAGAAGAAGACTCGAAAAGATCGTTCAGGACGAGGATCTGAGCGCGTACATACTGTGA
- the hslV gene encoding ATP-dependent protease subunit HslV, protein MKFHGTTILVVRRNGQTVMGGDGQVTFGSTVLKGNARKVRKLGEGKVLAGFAGSVADAMTLFDRFEAKLREWGGNLTKAAVELAKDWRTDRVLRRLEALLLVADKENIFIISGNGEVIQPDDDAAAIGSGGPYALAAAKALLRNTDLSAREIVEKAMMIAGEICIYTNQNIVIEEV, encoded by the coding sequence ATGAAATTTCACGGAACAACGATACTGGTTGTGAGAAGAAACGGGCAAACGGTGATGGGAGGAGACGGTCAGGTCACTTTCGGTTCGACCGTTTTGAAGGGAAACGCGAGAAAGGTTAGAAAGCTTGGGGAAGGAAAAGTACTCGCTGGTTTTGCGGGATCTGTGGCGGACGCTATGACGCTCTTCGATAGATTCGAAGCGAAACTGAGGGAATGGGGCGGCAACCTCACAAAGGCCGCCGTTGAGCTCGCAAAAGATTGGAGAACGGACAGAGTTCTGAGAAGACTGGAAGCCCTGCTTCTTGTAGCAGATAAAGAGAACATCTTCATCATATCGGGAAACGGCGAGGTCATCCAGCCCGACGACGATGCGGCCGCCATCGGTTCAGGAGGACCTTACGCACTCGCCGCCGCCAAGGCCCTTCTCAGAAACACCGATCTCTCCGCGCGGGAAATCGTGGAGAAAGCGATGATGATAGCAGGTGAGATCTGCATCTATACGAACCAGAACATAGTGATCGAAGAAGTTTAG
- the mnmA gene encoding tRNA 2-thiouridine(34) synthase MnmA, producing the protein MKVGVALSGGVDSAVALYLLLKEGHEVKAFHMKTKEDEFFIRKEIKKKVCCSPSDTADAMRIAHFLGVEIEIVDVKEIFREKVIEPFKSDLLKGLTPNPCVHCNRFVKFGYLMDYVLNQGFDAFASGHYARIEFSEKYGRKVIKKGVDLKKDQSYFLARIEPWRIERLIFPNGIYTKEEIRKIAEEAGIHVAKKQESQDVCFIPDGSIENFLKDEGITLKEGDLITPEGEVVGRHFGYPLYTIGQRKGFKIEKFGRRYYVRGKIPEKNVVVVSDLEDVFFSGLIAEDPVWHVEVPEEFKCVCRVRKKSEEAPAVVKLRDNEVEVRFEKKVFAVTPGQIAAFYDGDTLLGGAIIKEGIR; encoded by the coding sequence TTGAAAGTAGGGGTGGCTCTCAGCGGAGGAGTGGACAGTGCGGTAGCTCTCTATCTGTTGCTGAAAGAAGGGCACGAGGTAAAGGCCTTCCACATGAAGACGAAGGAAGATGAATTCTTCATCAGAAAAGAGATAAAGAAGAAGGTATGCTGTAGTCCATCGGATACGGCTGACGCAATGAGAATAGCACACTTTCTCGGAGTGGAGATAGAGATCGTCGATGTGAAGGAGATCTTCAGAGAGAAAGTCATCGAACCGTTCAAGAGTGATCTTCTCAAAGGTCTCACTCCGAATCCCTGCGTACACTGTAATCGCTTCGTGAAATTTGGATACCTCATGGATTACGTTCTCAACCAGGGATTCGATGCGTTTGCGAGTGGACACTACGCGAGAATAGAGTTCAGCGAAAAGTACGGGAGAAAGGTGATAAAAAAGGGTGTGGATCTGAAGAAAGATCAGTCGTATTTCCTTGCCAGGATCGAGCCCTGGAGAATAGAAAGACTCATCTTCCCGAACGGCATCTACACGAAAGAAGAGATCAGAAAAATCGCAGAAGAAGCGGGAATACACGTTGCAAAGAAACAGGAAAGTCAGGATGTGTGCTTCATACCGGATGGCAGCATCGAAAACTTTTTGAAAGACGAAGGTATAACGCTCAAAGAGGGTGATCTCATCACACCTGAGGGAGAGGTCGTTGGTCGGCATTTCGGGTATCCTCTCTACACAATCGGTCAGAGGAAGGGCTTCAAAATAGAAAAATTCGGAAGAAGATACTACGTGAGGGGCAAGATTCCGGAGAAGAACGTTGTTGTCGTATCAGATCTGGAAGATGTTTTCTTCTCCGGTTTGATCGCAGAAGATCCTGTCTGGCATGTTGAAGTACCGGAAGAGTTCAAATGTGTCTGCAGAGTGAGGAAAAAATCGGAAGAGGCTCCCGCAGTTGTCAAGTTAAGAGATAACGAAGTGGAGGTCAGGTTCGAGAAGAAAGTCTTCGCCGTCACACCGGGTCAGATCGCTGCCTTTTACGATGGAGACACACTCCTCGGAGGAGCGATTATAAAGGAGGGTATCCGATGA